One Ricinus communis isolate WT05 ecotype wild-type chromosome 7, ASM1957865v1, whole genome shotgun sequence genomic region harbors:
- the LOC8277496 gene encoding KH domain-containing protein HEN4 isoform X2, translated as MQHHRDRRRRPRPTRPPVMLQPGQVAFRVVCHASIIGGLIGRSGSAISQIRRDTGCTVHCDEQVQGSDHRVITIVGPASPGKRITLNSTTCHDHNGAEEEEKELVSVAQEAVIRVCERMWEVDGQRERRGGVDNNSNNSGLGEGYCGLLADTTQIGAVVGKGGKNVLRMRRESGADIRFLPPPHCASKDDQLIQITGSILAVKKALVAVTDCLHDCPPYEKDPTLLMRPLERASHLASSDPHAEFFPHLSSLLPPLSGNSGTSHPLSSDAGEDPNQDAEAVRHEVSFRLLCSNGAAGSIIGKKGTIVRTLQNETGASIMFAAPMSMSGERVVTISALENLESWHSPAQNAAILVFARSVEHDIEKGHPSGLIEGATVTARLLVASDAVCCLIEKGGTGNIDSEMIEVSGADIRILDGEQIMACASEDDVVIEITGEYKNVQNALFMVTGKLRGNLLPSEVLNEKKARSPQGRKVETASPRLHQPAGLSPDSDQETSLTRAMNQLGFSSSFNNASLPRLQSAQKFQREHTTAIKNQENSLQAFGGGSGLERSLHFLLPKEVLNEVGERSSSGGVRQTTSSGSHSSSGLAPGPIQDTSLTRGINQPQLSNNIDFPSPALHMPQTAGRGKTFGRGAELESYSRKRSPIVVNTIIELVVPEDTIGSVYGEDGSNLARLRQISGAKVEVREPSSGKSGRIVVISGTPDQTNAAQSLLQAFILADQ; from the exons ATGCAACACCACCGCGACCGCCGTAGACGCCCGCGTCCTACGCGGCCTCCCGTCATGCTCCAACCAGGTCAAGTAGCATTCCGAGTAGTTTGCCACGCGTCCATAATCGGCGGCTTGATCGGCCGTTCGGGCTCGGCTATCTCTCAAATACGGCGAGACACAGGGTGCACTGTCCACTGTGACGAACAAGTGCAGGGTTCAGACCACCGTGTGATCACAATAGTAGGTCCAGCATCTCCCGGAAAAAGAATCACGTTGAACTCAACGACTTGTCACGATCATAATGGGGCGGAAGAGGAGGAAAAGGAACTGGTGTCGGTGGCTCAAGAGGCAGTAATTAGGGTTTGTGAGAGAATGTGGGAAGTTGATGGtcaaagagaaagaagaggagGAGTCGATAACAATAGTAATAATAGTGGTCTGGGCGAAGGTTATTGTGGCCTTTTGGCTGATACGACACAAATTGGTGCCGTTGTTGGAAAAGGAGGGAAGAATGTGTTGAGAATGAGGAGAGAGAGTGGGGCGGATATTAGATTCCTTCCACCCCCACATTGTGCTTCTAAGGATGATCAACTGATTCAG ATTACAGGTTCCATTTTGGCAGTGAAAAAAGCACTGGTTGCTGTTACTGATTGTCTTCACGATTGTCcaccatatgaaaaagacCCAACGCTTTTGATGAGACCACTTGAGAGAGCTTCACATTTGGCCTCTTCTGATCCACATGCAGAATTCTTCCCACATCTTAGTTCACTGTTACCACCTTTAAGTGGAAATTCTGGAACTTCCCATCCATTATCCTCGGATGCTGGTGAAGACCCCAACCAGGATGCGGAAGCGGTACGACACGAAGTGTCATTCAGGCTGCTTTGCTCCAATGGTGCAGCTGGGAGCATTATTGGCAAGAAAGGAACCATTGTCAGAACCCTACAAAATGAAACAGGTGCTTCTATCATGTTTGCAGCTCCAATGTCTATGTCTGGTGAACGTGTAGTTACCATTTCTGCGTTGGAG AACCTTGAATCATGGCACTCTCCTGCACAAAATGCTGCTATTCTCGTCTTTGCTAGATCTGTTGAACATGACATTGAAAAGGGGCATCCATCAGGTTTGATTGAGGGTGCTACAGTAACTGCAAGGCTCCTAGTGGCATCAGATGCTGTTTGTTGCTTGATTGAGAAGGGTGGCACTGGCAATATAGATTCTGAAATGATAGAAGTAAGTGGTGCTGATATACGGATATTAGATGGGGAACAGATCATGGCTTGTGCTTCAGAAGATGATGTAGTAATAGAG ATCACTGGTGAGTATAAAAATGTACAGAATGCACTGTTTATGGTTACTGGGAAACTGAGGGGTAATCTTTTGCCTAGTGAGGTGCTCAATGAAAAGAAAGCAAGGAGTCCCCAAGGAAGAAAAGTGGAGACTGCTTCTCCTAGATTGCATCAACCGGCAGGCCTGTCTCCTGATTCTGATCAAGAAACTAGTTTGACAAGAGCAATGAATCAGCTTGGATTCTCCAGCAGCTTCAACAATGCTTCTTTACCGAGACTGCAGTCAGCACAG AAGTTTCAAAGAGAGCATACAACAGCAATTAAAAATCAAGAGAACAGCTTACAAGCATTTGGTGGGGGTTCAGGACTTGAAAGGTCTCTGCACTTCCTTTTGCCCAAGGAGGTACTTAATGAGGTAGGTGAAAGAAGCTCTAGTGGAGGAGTGAGACAGACTACAAGTTCTGGATCCCATTCATCATCGGGCCTAGCTCCTGGTCCCATTCAAGATACTTCTTTAACACGAGGGATCAATCAACCTCAACTCTCCAACAACATTGACTTTCCTTCACCTGCATTACATATGCCACAG ACTGCAGGAAGAGGGAAAACTTTTGGACGGGGTGCAGAACTTGAGAG TTACAGCAGAAAGAGATCTCCTATTGTGGTGAACACAATCATTGAGCTCGTAGTTCCTGAAGATACTATTGGCTCTGTTTATGGTGAAGATGGCAGCAATCTGGCTCGATTAAGACAG